The genomic stretch ACCCATCCGAGCACGAGCCACGGCCAAGCCAGTTGCTCGTACAGCAGAAACGCGAAGGCGCTCGCTAGAACGGCGGCGCACTCAACCAGACGCGGGCGGGACACCGGCAAGGTCAGGGCGTCGTATCCTGCTCGCCCTGTAGCGGAATGTCCGGCTTCAGGACCGGCTGGGGAGGCTCCAGCATCCGCACGGGCAGGCCTGGGGGCCCCATCTCGGACGGGACGACACGGTCCTTGGGCTCCACTCGCAGCTTCGTCGGTCGACTGTCACTTGCCATCGGCATTTGTGACCGTGGCTTATCATATGAGGAAGGCTTCAAGCCAGGCAAGCGGCGGCCGCTGATACCTCCAGACTGCCGAAGACGGAGTGTTCGGCACAAAGCGACCGGCCCGGCCACATCGGCCCGCCTCACAATTCATGCGCAATTTTTGACTCGTTTCTGATGCAGTGGTATCCTGGCTCCTGATGAAAAAAACCAAGGTCTCCACCATGAACTTTTCCCTTCCGCCCGCGTTGCGGAAGCAGCTCGACCAGAAAGTGCAGCGCCTCGGCGCCTACAGCTCCACGAGTGAATACCTCCGTGAGCTTGTCCGGCGCGACCTGCAACGCGACGCCATCGCGCAAGTTGACGCACTCCTCAGTGAAGGCGAAACCTCCGGCTCCCCGGAACCGATTGACGAACACTGGTGGAAAAAGCGTCACGCCGATCTCGCCAAACACCGGCGCGCACAGGTTAAGAAATCGAAGCGTGCGTGAGCCTCTCCCTGGACATCCGTCCACAGGCACGCCGCGACGTCAACAAGATCGCCGCCGACCTCGACGACTACGACCCGGCCGCCAGTGCCCGCTTCTTGGCTGACGTCCGCGCCGCCTTCGACCGCCTGACCACCTTCCCCGGCCTCGGTCAGCTCTGGCGAGCCAACGACCCGGCGCACGCCGATAAGCGGCGCCTCGTGCTCCGCACCTTTCCGGTGTCCATCTTTTACCGAGCAAGCGCAACCACCATCACGATCGTCCGCGTTCTCCACCAAGCGCGGGACATCCCCCCGCTCCTCGGAGATCTCTAGTCGCACCGTGGTCGGTTGGACCAACAGCACCCTCATACGTTTGCCATGCAGCCCCATAAGCGGTCCGCCGGGCACTCACGTGACACAAGGAGTTACGGATTGCCACTCAGCGTGCGGAATCCGCAAACCGGCAGCTGGCGACGACCGTGTCACGGCTAATTACTCATCTCCAGACCCCGGATGCCGGCTCGGCGTGCAAGGCGGCATTTCTCGCGACCGGCCTGCTCGCCGAGAGCGAGGCATACGTATTGTGGGGGTACGGCCACACTGGCAGGGCGTTGCACCGGGCGCTGCTGGCGCACGGCAAGCGGCCCGCCTTCATCGTCGAGGTCCACCGCGGGCGCCTGGGCAACCGCATACATGGGGCGCCGGTCATCGCGCCGGAGGAGTTGGTGCGTCTGCGAGGCTATCCAGTTGTCGCCTCGGTGGCGGGAGAAAAGCCGCGCCGACAGATTCGCGCAGCGATGGAAGCGATGGGTTTCGAGGAAACCCGGCACTTCGTCTGCGCCGCGTGAGCTGGTGAGGAAATCACGCTCGGGCCACGCCTGATCTACGCAATTGCGGCGTGGGGGCTTATTAGCCGTTCAAAAGCACGAGCGAACAACTCGTGGCTAGACTGCGTCTCCGCGGTTGCCGCCGCAAGGATGGCCCAGCTGACTTCGTTATCGGCGTAGGCACTCACATCGAACCCGCGCCACTCGAATCCCGCGCGCAGTTCACGAATAGCCACGGCGCTGGTTCTGCGGAGCTGCGCCAGACTGCTCTGTACGTCTATTGACAAGCGGCACCTCTCTGGTGGAACCGATCGTCAGGTCCACGGAAGCGAGAGGAGAGCAAGCCTCGCGCCAAGCCGTCTTCCAGGATTTCGGTGAATCAGTTCCGAAAACGGTTCTCAGCAACGGCAAGCAGACGATGCTCCACTTTCCCGGTTTGGAGTCGGCGGGCGAGGCAGACCGCTAGCGGCGCGACTTCACGACCGGCACCACCTCCTCGGCAAAAGCTTGGATCTCGTCGACGAAGTAGGGGCTGAAGGTCATGAAGATGAAGTGCGTGATGCCGGCCTTGAGGTAGCGCTCGACGGTGTCCAGGCACTCCTGTTTGTCACCGATCATGATCTGGCGGCGCGCCTCCTCGGGGGATTTCTGGTTCATGCTGGCAATCAAATTGCACATGAACTCCTGGCGCGGCGGCGCCGCCTTGTAGCACAGCGGCAGCATCACCGTCTTTTCGATGGCCTCGGTATCCCGGCCGACGGCATCACCGTGGCGCCGGATGATGTCAATGAGTTCGCGCATGGTCTCGGCGTTGCCGCCGGCGTTCCACATGTCCGCATGCTTGGCGACGATCTTGAGCAGCACCTTTCTGCCGGTGCCGCCGATCATGATGGGCGGATGCGGCTGCTGGACCGGTTTGGGAAGGCACATGGCGTCGGTCACGGTGTAATGCTTGCCGTGCACCGTCGTCTTCGGCTGCGTGAACATGCCGCGGATGATTTGGCACGCCTCGTCCAATGCGGCCAGGCGGCCGGGCAGGGTTTTGTAATCGATGCCGAAGTTGCGGTGTTCGAGCTCGAACCAGCCGGCGCCGATACCGAGGTTGAGCCGCCCGCCGCTGATGTGATCCAAGCTGGCCGCCATCTTGGCGGTGATGCACGGGTGCCGATAGGTGTTCCCGTTCACCAGGTGACCGATACGCGCCCGGGTAGTGGCTTGCGCCAACGCGCTGAGCGTCGTCCACCCTTCGAAGCACGGGCCTTCCGGATTGACGAAGATGGGATAGAAGTGATCGAAGTTCCACAGCGAGTCGTAGCCCCAGGCGTCGGCTTTGCGCCACAGATCCACCATCTCTGCCCATTCCACGTTTTGCTGGCCCGTTTGTATCCCAAACCGGATTGGATGCTTCTCCACGGCGGTGTCCTTTCATCGGTACGGGCCCCGATGCGCCATGCTCAAATACAGCGAACCGGCCCCGCCCTCACTGAGATGTGAGATGCAGCCTATACCGGTTGCAGGCTAGGACCAACGGGGTCAGCGCCTGGACGAACGCCGGGTCGAGAGAACGAAGTTTCCCAGCCGAACCTGATCTCCGTCACCTTTAGTATTGATCAGTATCCTACGCCGCGTCCCTACCGAACGGTAGGAAGGGCGAGCGGCAAGACACGGCGTGCACTCCCAGGAGGAGGAAGTATGGGCAAACAGCTGGCAATGGTTTTCGACCTCAATAAATGTATCGGCTGCCAGACATGCTCGGTTGCCTGCAAGGTCCTGTGGACCAACCAGGACGGCAAACGAGACATGTGGTGGTGTTCGGTCAACACCCAACCCGGGCGTGGGACCCCGCGTGATTACGAGACCATGGGCGGCGGCTATGACGCCAACGGCAAGCTGGTCCTGGGCCAGGTACCCTTGCCCGAGGAGTTCGGCGGGGCCTCTCAGTTCAACTGGGAGTCGGTGCATCAGTCTGGCAACGGAAATCATGTGCATTTACAGCCCAAGAATGGTGAGCCCACATGGGCGATGAACTGGGATGAGGACCAAGGGGCCGGGCAGTACCCGAACGCGTACTTCTTCTATATGCCGCGCCTCTGTAATTTCTGTTCCAAGCCGAGTTGTGTCGAGGCCTGCCCGAACGGCGCGATGTACAAGCGCGACGACTTCGGGGTCATCCTCCGCGACGAGAACCTCTGCAAGGGCGCGCAGCAGTGTGCCCAGGCCTGTCCCTACAAGAAGATCTATTTCGACGCCGTCCGCAAAACCAGCCAGAACTGCATCGGCTGCTTCCCGCGTCTGGAACACGGCGTCGCGCCCGCCTGCGTGCGGCAGTGCCCGGGGCGCGCCATGTTTGTTGGCTTCCGCGAGGATACGAGCACCATCCGCACGCTGGTGGACCGCTACAAAGTCGCGTTGCCGCTGCATCCGGAATGGAACACCGAGCCCAACGTCTTCTACGTACCGCCCCTGTCGGCGTTCGTGGTGCGTCCGGACGGCACCATAGACGAATCGCAGCGACGCATCCCGCTCTCGTACCTCGAGTCGCTGTTCGGTTCCGACGTCGGGCCGGCCCTGCGGACGCTGGAGGAACATCTCGCCAAGCGGCGTCGCGGTGAAGCGTCGGAGCTGATGGACACGTTGATCGCTTACAAATGGACCGAAGTCCTCGGCCCGTTCGAGCGCGATCCGGCCACCATCACCTGGTAAGAAATCAAAGGAGCATGGCCATGACTGCGAAGCCAACGACGACAGAACAGCGCGCCTCCGAGGACACCTACCGTAACCTCTGGAAGTGGGACAAAGTTACCTGGGGTTGTCACGCCGTCGATTGCTATCCGGGTGGTTGCCCGTGGCGGGTGTACTCCAAAGACGGCAAGATCGTCCGCGAGGAGCAAGCCGGGATCTTTCCGACCATCGAGCCGGGCGTGCCCGACATGAATCCCATGGGCTGCCAGAAGGGCGCGGCCTGGAGCCAGCAGCATTACAACGAGGAACGGGTCCTGTACCCGATGAAGCGCGCCGGCAAACGCGGCGAGGGGAAGTGGCAGCGGGTGTCCTGGGAGACGGCGTTGAACGACATCGCCGATGCCATCCTCGACGCCGTCAAGGATCAGGGACCGAACTCGCTCTACCACATCGGCACGCCGGGCGAAGGCGGCACGCAGCAAATCCTCTGGAACAATTTCTCCGCCCAACTGGGTTTCCAGGTCACCGACCTGCAGGCCGAGATCAACGACTTCAGCCCTGGCATCTACACCACCTTCGGCAAGTTCGATCCGGCTCCCGGCGCCGACGACTTCTTCCACAGCGAATTGGTGCTGATCTGGCACGCGAACCCGGTGTACACCAACATCACCTGGTACCACTTCATGCAGGAAGCCCGGTACAACGGTGGCGAGGTCGTCACCATCGCGCCGGACTTCAGCCCGTCGGCCGTGCATGCCGACTACCATGTTCCCATCAACATCGGCACGGACGCCGCCTTCGCCAATGCCATGTCACAGGTGGTGATTGCCGAAGGATTGATGGACGCGGACTTCGTCAAGAAGCAGACCGACCTGCCGCTGCTGGTACGCACGGACACCCGTCGTTTCCTGCGGGCTGCGGACATCGCCGGCGGCAGCGACGAGCAGTTCTACTGGCTGGACGCCAAGACGAACAAGGTGTTTGAGGCCCCCAGGGGCACGCTGAACCCCGGGACTGTGGACCCTGCCCTTGACGGGTCCGCCCGCGTCAAGCTGGCGAGTGGCGTCGAAGTCGAGGTCCGCCCGGTCTTCTCCCTGCTGCGCGATATGCTCAACGCGCGGTACACTCCGGAGAAGGCCCAGGCCATCTGCGGCGTGCATCCCGACACCATTCGCCTCATGGCCCGGAAGATTGCGAAGCGGAAAACCCGGATCATGATGGGCTGGAATTCCGGCAAGTACTATCACGGCGACCTGATGGAGCGGGCGATGATGCTCATCCTCGGACTCACCGGCAACTGGGGGAAACACGGCACCGGGGCGCGCAGCTGGGCCGTCGGCCTGAACGACGGCATGTTCACCGTCCTGCTCAAATCGCAAGCCGGCCCCGAGATGACGCTGGCGACGCGGGCGATGCATGACGCGATGATCCAGATGATTATGGAAGCCGATCCGACGCTCACCGATGAGATGGCGAACTACCAGGTCGAGCGGACGATGACGGAGATGATCGGCTTCGCCACGCCCCCCGCCTTCTTCTGGTACTACCACTGCGGCTACCGCGAGATCTGGAACCGCCCCGGGTACAACGACCCGGCGATGAAACGCTCGTTCGACGCCTACTTCCAGGAGGCTCTGGACAAGGGCTGGTGGGAATCGGCCAATCGGCACGCCAAAACGGCGGAGCCGCGCTTCCTGATCGAGGTGGGCGGCAATCTGTTGCGCCGGCAGCGCGGCGGCGCCCGTATGCTCCTGAAAAACCTCTGGCCGAAACTCAAAATGATCGTCTCGGTCGACTGGCGCATCAACACCACCGGCCTGCACTCCGACTACATCCTGCCCGCGGCGCAGCACTACGAGAAGATCAACCAGCCGTACTCCAGCCCCATGCACATGCATGTCCTCCTGATCGACAAGGCCGCGGAGCCACCGGGTGAGGCGCGCAGCGAGTGGCAGATGATCCAGGGCCTCGCCAAGGCGCTGCAAGAGCGCGCCAAAGCGCGTCACGCGCAGCCGTGGCTGCGCAAGAATGGGGAGCCGGTACCGCTGGAGGATCTGTGGAGTTGGATCACCAAGGGCGGCGACCTGAAGGAGGATGCCAAGCTCATCGACGAGGTCATCCGCGACAGCGCCATCATCGGCACGATCCCGGCCGACTCGACCTTGGACACTATGCGGGAAAAGGGCGCGGTGCGCGCCATCGGGTGGGGCAACTCGGCGATGATGGTGTGCCAGCAGTCGCCCATCGAGCCCAACAAAACGCACACGCCGTTCCGTAACCACGTCGAACAGCTCAAGCCCTACCCCACCCTGAACCGCCGCGCCTCCTTCTACATCGACCATGAGTGGTACCTGGAGGCGGACGAGGAAATGCCGGTGCACAAGGACAACCCGCACCACGGCGGCGAGTTTCCCCTGCGGCTGACGAGCGGCCATCCGCGCTGGAGCATCCATTCGATGAACCAAACCAGCAGCATCATGCTGGGAACACAGCGCGGCTACCCGGTCATGTACATGAACCCCGACGACATGAAGGCACGCGGCCTCAGCGATGACGACGAGGCCCGACTGTTCAACGACCTCTCCGACATGCGCATCCGCGTGCGCTACTCTCCGGGCACCATGCCGGGCCAGGTGGTGATCTACAACGGCTATGAGCCCTTCCAGTTCAAGGATTGGAGGGGACCTGAAAACGTCGAACCGGGCATGGTCAAGTGGCTCCACTTTGCCGGCGGCTACGGCCACCTGAACTACCGCGGCCTCCACTGGCAGCCGATCCCCATCGACCGCGCCGTGCACGTGGATGTTGCCAAAGCCTGAGTCTCGTGTCACACAGCCCAGGCTCTCTCCCGGTTTCCGGAGAGGGCCTGGGCACAGGCAGCGCAACGGACCGGTGCGACGAGGAGGGGCAGGACGTCATTCGGTATGAGCCGCCAGAACGCGACCGCAGCAGGCGGGTGGCAGTCGTCTTTGCCGCTGGTCATCGCCGGCTTTGTGATTTCGTTCGTCGTCGTGGGCGGAGGGATCGAGACTGTCGGCGTGTTCCTGAACGCCATCTCGGCCGCCAACCACTGGTCGCGTTCAAGTCTGTCGCTCGGGGTCAGTGTCGGTGCGGTGATGGCGGCGCTCAGCACCCCCGCCGTCGGAGTGCTGGTCGATCGTCATGGCGTGCGCCTGCCGATGACGGCCGGGGTGGCGCTGCTGTTCGTGGGCTTTGTCATCCTGATGCTCATGCAGCAACCGTGGCATTTCGTCGCCGCCAATGTTTTCCTCGGTCCAGGCTTCGCCGCTTGCGCCTTGTTGCCGCTGACGATTGCCGTGACCCTTTTGATTCCCGACCGGACGACACTGGCGCTGGGGATCGTCGCCGCCGGGACCAGCGCGGGCGCGCTCGTCCTTGCGCCCCTCCTGCAGGCAGTGATCGAAGCCACCGGCTGGCGCAACACTTACATTCTCATGGGATCGGCGGTGGTGTTGACGCCGCTGCCCTTCATCGCCTTCGCCTTGCCGCGCGGGCAGCTACGGTCAGCTGCGGCGCGGGAGCCGCAACAGCGACCGCAGGGAAGTCCATTGCGTGACCTCCGCCAGCCCGGGGTCGGCGCACTCGCCGGCGTTATGATGCTGCCGGGCCTGACCGCCTTTTCCGTCTCGGTGCATCTCGTTCCGTATCTGACCGGGCTCGGGCGCACGGGAACTGCCGCTGCCGCCGCACTCGGCGCGATGGTTGGGATTTCCGCCGTTGGGAAGATCGGCGGCGGGCTCTTGGGGGATCGCCTTGGCGCCTTGCGCACCTTGCGTCTCGCGCTCGCGCTCGACGCGATCGCTTTGGTGCTGCTGCACTACGCCAGCGCCTCGGTGGCACTCGGCGGCTTCATCACGCTTTACGGACTGGCGCTCGGCGCACAGATTGCGGTGATTCCGGCGATCGCTATCGGCGTCTTGGGCGCTGAGCGGTTTGGGACGCTCTTCGGTCTTCTCCAACTTGGGACGATGCTGGCGTCCGCCGTCGGGCCGGTTGCCTCGGGTCTGATCTTCGATGCCACCGGGCACTATGCTGGCGCGATCTTGCTGTGGCTCGTCGCACTGATCGCCGCCACCGCGACGGCATTCTGGATTCCACCCGCAAAGACCACGGTGGTGAGCACTCCAGTGAGGCAAGCAGTCGCATGAGTGGACTCACACGTCGTCAGCTTCTGGTTGGTGGAGCCGCCGGCACCCTGGCGCTGTCGCTGAGTGGGCTCGTCGGCGAGACTACCGGCGTTCGAATTCGCACTGAGGCCGAGGCAGCCGTACCCTCCGCGGAACTCTCTTACAGCGGCTGGGAGGACGTGTACCGCGCCGCCTGGCGCTGGGACCGTGTGGTGCGTGGGACGCACTTGCGCGCCAACTGCTTCAGTGCCTGCGCCTTCGATCTGTACGTGAAGGATGGCGTGGTGTGGCGGGAAGAGCAGGCGGATGTTTACGCCCGGCAAGCGGCGGGGCTTCCCGACTACGCGCCCCGTGGCTGCCAAAAGGGCAACTGCTACAGCTCGTTGATGGTGGCGCCCGGCCGCATCACCTACCCGCTCGAACGGGTCGGGCCGCGCGGATCGGGGCAATGGCGTCGCCTCTCGTGGGAGGCGGCCCTGACGCGGGTCGCCGATGCGATGCTGGATGCGGTCAAAGAGCACGGCATCGAGACGGTCGTCTACGACAACGGCACCTCGAACGTCGACTGGGGCCCGAGCTCGGTCGGCGAGATGCGCCTGTTCGGCTTGATGGGCGCCACGATGCTCGACGGCTTCGCCGGCACGGGCGACCTGGCAATGGGCGCCGTGCAGACCTGGGGGACGTCGTTCGTCGATGGCAGCTCCGATGACTGGTGCCGGAGCGAGACGCTCATCCTGTGGCACAGTAACCCGGTGGCGACGCGCATTCCCGACGCCCACTTCATCACCGAAGCGCGCTACCGCGGGACGAACGTGATCACCATCACCCCCGACTATTCGCCGAGCGCCCTGCACGCGTCGCTGTGGATCAATCCGCGTCCGGGGACGGACGCGGCGCTGGCGCTGGGTGTGGCGCGGGGGCTGCTCGAACGCCACGCCGTCGATGAGGCATACGTACGCGAGCAGACCGATCTGCCGTTTCTCGTGCGCGAGGACACCAACCGCTATCTGCGCCA from Candidatus Binatia bacterium encodes the following:
- a CDS encoding molybdopterin-dependent oxidoreductase; protein product: MTAKPTTTEQRASEDTYRNLWKWDKVTWGCHAVDCYPGGCPWRVYSKDGKIVREEQAGIFPTIEPGVPDMNPMGCQKGAAWSQQHYNEERVLYPMKRAGKRGEGKWQRVSWETALNDIADAILDAVKDQGPNSLYHIGTPGEGGTQQILWNNFSAQLGFQVTDLQAEINDFSPGIYTTFGKFDPAPGADDFFHSELVLIWHANPVYTNITWYHFMQEARYNGGEVVTIAPDFSPSAVHADYHVPINIGTDAAFANAMSQVVIAEGLMDADFVKKQTDLPLLVRTDTRRFLRAADIAGGSDEQFYWLDAKTNKVFEAPRGTLNPGTVDPALDGSARVKLASGVEVEVRPVFSLLRDMLNARYTPEKAQAICGVHPDTIRLMARKIAKRKTRIMMGWNSGKYYHGDLMERAMMLILGLTGNWGKHGTGARSWAVGLNDGMFTVLLKSQAGPEMTLATRAMHDAMIQMIMEADPTLTDEMANYQVERTMTEMIGFATPPAFFWYYHCGYREIWNRPGYNDPAMKRSFDAYFQEALDKGWWESANRHAKTAEPRFLIEVGGNLLRRQRGGARMLLKNLWPKLKMIVSVDWRINTTGLHSDYILPAAQHYEKINQPYSSPMHMHVLLIDKAAEPPGEARSEWQMIQGLAKALQERAKARHAQPWLRKNGEPVPLEDLWSWITKGGDLKEDAKLIDEVIRDSAIIGTIPADSTLDTMREKGAVRAIGWGNSAMMVCQQSPIEPNKTHTPFRNHVEQLKPYPTLNRRASFYIDHEWYLEADEEMPVHKDNPHHGGEFPLRLTSGHPRWSIHSMNQTSSIMLGTQRGYPVMYMNPDDMKARGLSDDDEARLFNDLSDMRIRVRYSPGTMPGQVVIYNGYEPFQFKDWRGPENVEPGMVKWLHFAGGYGHLNYRGLHWQPIPIDRAVHVDVAKA
- a CDS encoding MFS transporter is translated as MSRQNATAAGGWQSSLPLVIAGFVISFVVVGGGIETVGVFLNAISAANHWSRSSLSLGVSVGAVMAALSTPAVGVLVDRHGVRLPMTAGVALLFVGFVILMLMQQPWHFVAANVFLGPGFAACALLPLTIAVTLLIPDRTTLALGIVAAGTSAGALVLAPLLQAVIEATGWRNTYILMGSAVVLTPLPFIAFALPRGQLRSAAAREPQQRPQGSPLRDLRQPGVGALAGVMMLPGLTAFSVSVHLVPYLTGLGRTGTAAAAALGAMVGISAVGKIGGGLLGDRLGALRTLRLALALDAIALVLLHYASASVALGGFITLYGLALGAQIAVIPAIAIGVLGAERFGTLFGLLQLGTMLASAVGPVASGLIFDATGHYAGAILLWLVALIAATATAFWIPPAKTTVVSTPVRQAVA
- a CDS encoding type II toxin-antitoxin system RelE/ParE family toxin, which produces MSLSLDIRPQARRDVNKIAADLDDYDPAASARFLADVRAAFDRLTTFPGLGQLWRANDPAHADKRRLVLRTFPVSIFYRASATTITIVRVLHQARDIPPLLGDL
- a CDS encoding type II toxin-antitoxin system ParD family antitoxin, translating into MNFSLPPALRKQLDQKVQRLGAYSSTSEYLRELVRRDLQRDAIAQVDALLSEGETSGSPEPIDEHWWKKRHADLAKHRRAQVKKSKRA
- a CDS encoding 4Fe-4S dicluster domain-containing protein — encoded protein: MGKQLAMVFDLNKCIGCQTCSVACKVLWTNQDGKRDMWWCSVNTQPGRGTPRDYETMGGGYDANGKLVLGQVPLPEEFGGASQFNWESVHQSGNGNHVHLQPKNGEPTWAMNWDEDQGAGQYPNAYFFYMPRLCNFCSKPSCVEACPNGAMYKRDDFGVILRDENLCKGAQQCAQACPYKKIYFDAVRKTSQNCIGCFPRLEHGVAPACVRQCPGRAMFVGFREDTSTIRTLVDRYKVALPLHPEWNTEPNVFYVPPLSAFVVRPDGTIDESQRRIPLSYLESLFGSDVGPALRTLEEHLAKRRRGEASELMDTLIAYKWTEVLGPFERDPATITW
- a CDS encoding LLM class F420-dependent oxidoreductase, which encodes MEKHPIRFGIQTGQQNVEWAEMVDLWRKADAWGYDSLWNFDHFYPIFVNPEGPCFEGWTTLSALAQATTRARIGHLVNGNTYRHPCITAKMAASLDHISGGRLNLGIGAGWFELEHRNFGIDYKTLPGRLAALDEACQIIRGMFTQPKTTVHGKHYTVTDAMCLPKPVQQPHPPIMIGGTGRKVLLKIVAKHADMWNAGGNAETMRELIDIIRRHGDAVGRDTEAIEKTVMLPLCYKAAPPRQEFMCNLIASMNQKSPEEARRQIMIGDKQECLDTVERYLKAGITHFIFMTFSPYFVDEIQAFAEEVVPVVKSRR